A window of Plasmodium malariae genome assembly, chromosome: 12 genomic DNA:
CCTCTTCAACTATACTTTTGTTCTTACTACTATgggataaaaaagaattttccattcctttattttctttgtCTATACTCAATTTATCATTGCTATTACTAAGTGTTCTTGACAATAGGATAGGTTTCTGTATGGgactataaatatatgtttttattttgtcaaaaagattaatattatttgtattttttctttcctcaTAGTAGCTAACTGGAAGGTAATTGTCCTTACCATACGTAGcagcaaaaatataattaaaactaCAAATATTACGTACACGTTTTACAATGTCTGAAATTGTGGAATATGGTATTATATCTGACAAGCTGGctaatttttcaatattattttccttgATTTTTATATCTGGATATTTTATACCCATATTACTAGCACAGTTGCCAGCATTCAACACTTGATCTTTATATGTTggtatatagtaaaaaatcaattcaaaactttttttttttttttttctttcttcctttttttccctttctgttttccctttttttatactattaAAAAGCTCGACACACCCATTTTccttatatacaaaattttcatcAAATTGTAAATTCGAAAACACGTGAGAGCAATCTTTTTCAGTTACTCCAAATGGCAATATATTACTGAACTTAACATTTAacaatgaattaaaaaataggaCAAATATAGTTTGGTGACAAGTTCGAATATGTTGTAGcagtaataatgataataatacaactttcattttatttttttttctttttccttaaatttaaatatgttattacgaaacagaaaaaaaaaaaaaactctcAATGAATTCAtcctttaatttatttttgtatttttcctttttctttttttctattccCTTGGGtttggaaatatttttacattttacgtaaatgaaaaaaaaaaaaaaaaaaaaaaaagaacaaaagcAAAAGCAAGGGCAAAAACACATACaaggagaaaaaaacaaacaaaaacaaCAAGACGATAGTAAAATACAGATGGGCGAAATTCAAAATGTCTGAAttgcaataaaaataaaattaacgtttgaagacaaaaaaaaaaaaaaaaaaaatgataaattttaaGAGAACGGAAACAGATATgcttatatacacataacatataaattacattttatgtAGGAACCCCTTTGTAACTTACTGTAATTGTAAGAAGCAAAAGTATCAATGTAAAGGAGTTCATCTGATATGTATGTGtctatatgtatacatatagaggaacaattttaaaaaactaattAGTACGAaatctcaaaaaaaaaaaaataaataaataagaattaaacaatgaataattattaaagatataatacaaaatgttataaaaaaaaaaaaaaaaaaaaaattaaaaaatgtgctcaataaagatatatattgaaacatttacaaaaaaacGTTAATACTTATCTTCTacgtataaatgtacataaaaatatttgacacgcaaataatattaatataaatctCCAAGTCGGAAAATTAaccatactttttttttttttttttactaaatcgaagaagaaaacaaaatatcaTATACATGTAACTGCGTTTatctaattatatatacaaatatataaataaatatatataaatatatatttgcacaATTAAACATGCCAATTGGAAgttctcttctttttcttaaagaacgattaaaaaataatgtgtaCTGCAAAAAAGAACGCAAAAATGaacgaaaaaaaggaagagagCAAAAGGGTTGttttcaattaaaaaaaaaaaaaatttaaacgaACAGGTGTTtcagtatataaaaatatcaaacactttttttcattcataattataaaatataatgtaatataatttaatataataatattaaaaatgaaatacaaaaaacaaagaaaaccataaataaaataaaataagattaaaaaaaaaaaaaaaaaaaaatattttcaacgTCATTCAAAAAAAAGCTTGCAGATTAAAACTGAAGTTTTGATctcgaaaaaaataaatgcaaaaacaaaaaaaaaaataaaaagaataaaaaataaaaagaataaaataacataaaaagaataaaaaataaaaagattaaaaaaaaaaaaaagaagaaaaataaaaaaatggaataaaaaagaaaaaaaagaaaaaaaaagagcattATATAGAACATTTTTATGCAATTTACTATTATAGAATTCTGTAATTTGTACAGaattgtataaaaatttaagttgTTCTTCCTCATTTTTAATACAGCTGATAGTAcgatggatatatatatataaatatatatatatatgtaaattgtatgtatttatataaaaatattatgtatgtataataaatatatatatttatgtacatctgctatatatgtatataaatactttatgtgtacatattgAACGGTTCTTGCAAAGAAAACAAAGTTCAATGATTAGCAATTTAAAGAAagaatatatcttttttttttttttttttttacatattttatgcCGGCTGAgtagtttttaaaaaatgataccCCCCGTAGACCCCCCCCCCTATATTAATCTAGTTTTTCGCACCTATTCACTTAAAAAAGCTTCATTCAATCATGCTTTTAcgatatattcatatatgcaCTAATTGATTCATTTACAATTTTACTTACTCTTTAACTGGTTAATAAATCCATTcacccttttttttttttttttttttttttttttggagaACAGTAAGAAACTTCACATACATGCATTGcttgttaaatataaaattgtatgtatatataattgtgcatataaatattatattatatagtttacatgaacaaatatatatttacctttaaaaattttttatgcaatgtattttatgtaaggtgaaaaaaaaaaaaaaatagaaattgcattatttcgttatttaCTTATAATGCAAGTtctatacatttattaagccaaattattaaatggtgaaagagtaaaaataaaaaaatgtattatgtacatatagcatataaatgaatataatatatttatatattaataatacatatatatgtatatgaataataaaatgaaaacttattttttatttttttttataattactttatatgataaaatagtTGACACTTTACTCAGTGTTATGTAATAATTACTAAATTATAACGCAATAATTAAGCAGCTATTAAGAAGATATTACGAgactttttcctttttatttccatatattttacGAGAAgatttatttcttaaaagtatatgtatgtaaataaatatgtatgtgctGCATATGTATGCTATACAGTAACatagtatataattatatatatatttcaatgcattttttaattttatcctCCCAATATCGAATATCCTTTCAAAGAGAACAAaactatttaaatttttttaaaaaaaaattgaacagCTTAAATAAACATCAGGAATATACAAGAACgtgttattttcatttttttcataataataacaaaacgAATAATTTAGTATTTCGAAATAATAAAGCGTTCAGTAGCAATAAGGAAATTAAGATTAACTCAAAGATGACATCTACAGTACCACAAGTAGTTTCACTAGATCCAACTAGTATACCAATAGAATACCATACACCAGTTGatgatttaaaaatagaattaaagGATTTAAATGAAGATCCATGTAGTGCAGATGAAGGACTTGTAGTTTTTTTAGTTAATAGTGCATCGAAAGAAAATGGTacgataaaaataaattcaaaggtaaaagataaaaatgttaatgaatttttaaaagaagagaaTATGGAAGGTTTTAATGGAAAATTAGGTACATCTaaaagtttttatatttcaaatgaaaagaagaaatatattaatttagcGTATATAGGATGTGGATCAGCTAATGAATTAACAGAATTGGAAGTAAGAAGAATAGCATCTTCACTTGTTTCTATATTACATGATAATAAATTTGCAAAGGtttctttaatatttgaaataaaaattcaagagtctttatttcgtttcttgttagaaaatatttattatgaatatatagcTGATGAAAGGTTTAAGTCTTCAGATAAGAGCACGAATACTGAGTATATGaaacaattatatttatatatagcagatgcaaatatatataaagcacaaatagaaaaatctcgtatatattatttcggAACCTATTATGCATGTCAACTTATAGCCGCTCCCTCAAATTATTGTAACCCTGTGTCTTTATCTAATGCTGCAGTTGAATTAGCAAAGAAAGTTAATTTagaatgtaaaatattaggaataaaagaaatagaagaaCTGAAAATGGGGGCTTATTTATCAGTAGGAAAAGGAAGTTTATAtccaaataaatttattcatttaacaTACAAGGGAAAAGGagatataaagaaaaaaattgcattAGTTGGCAAGGGAATTACGTTTGATTCTGGTggatataatttaaaagcaGCTCCAGGTTCAATGATTGATTTAATGAAATTTGATATGAGTGGTTGTGCAGCAGTACTAGGATGTGCTTATTGTATAGGTACTATTAAACCAGAAAATCTAGAAATACATTTTCTTAGTGCAGTGTGTGAAAATATGGTATCTAGGAATTCATATAGACCAGGTGATATTATAACAGCATCAAATGGAAAAACAATTGAAGTTGGAAATACGGATGCAGAAGGTAGACTAACATTAGCTGATGCATTAGTATATGCTGAAAAATTAGGTGTTGATTATATAATTGATATAGCAACATTAACAGGTGCTATGTTATATTCATTAGGTACAAGTTATGCTGGTGTTTTTGGaaataatgaagaattaattaataaattattaaattcttCAAAAACATCTAATGAGCCAATTTGGTGGCTAccaataataaatgaatatagaTCCTCATTAAATTCTAAATTTGctgatataaataatatatcatcaAGTGTCAAAGCGTCATCGGTTGTCGcttctttgtttttaaaagaattcgTACAAAATACTCCTTGGGCACATATTGATATAGCTGGAGTTTCTTGGAATTTCAAGGCAAGAAAGCCCAAGGGATTTGGTGTAAGGCTACTCACTGAGTTTATCCTAAATGATGCGATATAAGGTTAAGGAGAATATAGGGAGGCattgtatacacatatatatatatatatatatatatatatatatatatatatgttcatgcAATGTCTATACGTACGCGTAATGAGTGAGAGAGGCACTCTAGCTCATGCAAGAGCCCCAAAAATACACACAAGGATGAAAGGAAGTTAAACTGTGCTTTCATATTTTTGGTCATATATACACACTTAgatacgtacatatgtacacacacatatatatatatatttatttatttatatatgttcatttgtgtatatgtatgtattttcatatataggGAACGAATTTCTTCAGTATGAGCTGTCGAATATTtaagttttaattatatttttttattccatttttgacacttgtttttatttttaatcatGTTAAACAGTGATTTTTATGACcacattttaatttacatttttatggaATGAAAATAAGTACATTTTGCGAAATGAATGTCTTGAtggattatttattttgctttatctttttactaaatggaattatttttatttttttttttttttttttgaaaagagCTACTCATGTGGGTTGCAAATGCATAAACGGACAAGAATTTTAACACTAtaagttatatttaaaagttttAGAAATGCGAggaaaaataagtaaatatgttatttcaATTTCGTTATAaaggtattttttattttttcattctttgtGTGCAtctctccttttttttcgctATAGTAACAGGtgtatactatatatatatatatatttatatatatatatattttttttttttttttttttttcttttttgtaatatttacatCACGGCGTGTGTACATACCAAAAATCGAATGCTATAAAGGTGCTTACCTATATtatggtatatatatgtacatacatttgcatatatgcatatgtgtgGGACATTTACCCATGATAGTAAAAGTAGCTAAATGGAGCACTTATTTTGCACGTATTgctaatgaaaaaatgatataatgggttacgtaaaaaaaattaaaaattatatacaagGGCAGGTAAACCATGGGAATTTTcagattttatatttttattcataaggtaaatattttgtctgtttttattgttttcatatgtatataaatatataacta
This region includes:
- the LAP gene encoding M17 leucyl aminopeptidase, putative; translation: MHFLILSSQYRISFQREQNYLNFFKKKLNSLNKHQEYTRTCYFHFFHNNNKTNNLVFRNNKAFSSNKEIKINSKMTSTVPQVVSLDPTSIPIEYHTPVDDLKIELKDLNEDPCSADEGLVVFLVNSASKENGTIKINSKVKDKNVNEFLKEENMEGFNGKLGTSKSFYISNEKKKYINLAYIGCGSANELTELEVRRIASSLVSILHDNKFAKVSLIFEIKIQESLFRFLLENIYYEYIADERFKSSDKSTNTEYMKQLYLYIADANIYKAQIEKSRIYYFGTYYACQLIAAPSNYCNPVSLSNAAVELAKKVNLECKILGIKEIEELKMGAYLSVGKGSLYPNKFIHLTYKGKGDIKKKIALVGKGITFDSGGYNLKAAPGSMIDLMKFDMSGCAAVLGCAYCIGTIKPENLEIHFLSAVCENMVSRNSYRPGDIITASNGKTIEVGNTDAEGRLTLADALVYAEKLGVDYIIDIATLTGAMLYSLGTSYAGVFGNNEELINKLLNSSKTSNEPIWWLPIINEYRSSLNSKFADINNISSSVKASSVVASLFLKEFVQNTPWAHIDIAGVSWNFKARKPKGFGVRLLTEFILNDAI